From a region of the Corallococcus coralloides DSM 2259 genome:
- a CDS encoding zinc-ribbon domain-containing protein, translating to MIVQCEQCQTRFKIPDEKVTEKGVKVRCTKCQNTFRVAREPAPALSAPPPAGPPAGQADPFQAFGDAPEPTGEVTRPGAAYYAPGAPAVRSQVQSWGDVDVDIDVDAPQAAPGRAPVAPGAAGAMMPFDPPTSSPGVASRRQAAPPPPPPNPALPDLDDPFADFMLDGPAPSAPVAAPRPAVAAPPVAAPRPVPPGAFAPPAARAAPPGAFAVGNAGAARPAAVAPPSGPGAFAAQSAPLGAAAPMGPVPPGAVAPAPPGRAAMPPGPGAALAGAPSGAAPSRAAMPPAGAPVARVPLASVPAGASRPGAAPVASPGLAAAGSTDLAPDPLFDFPIDAPAAPDAASLRHAANVAAAPSPSGAAAVGPSVPSPGFESEDPFASIDTAAPSPDLSAAPEDAHVGPEPMSDLFDFSGAGASGEEGMVASDTGRAALLGDVPAEAGAEEPGGISLLSDVPAYDDGDPFKITTPRREVVDLASMRSGPAVTVAKPSARIEDVGMPQRRMPGRARKLTGVVLNLAIATALVVALGVLGAMYLRDGKVDPSTLSPDRLRTLVMPASRPFIASDVSNGLYETRDGRMLFVVRGEAENRTGAAAAVRVRAALFDGDQRVRSTEGLAGALATPEELHAVTTREAATALRQRMDAASLPVPPGGKVPFLVLFQEFPADLTGHRLEVTLEPIPSEPTADRTGG from the coding sequence ATGATCGTCCAGTGCGAACAGTGCCAGACGCGGTTCAAGATCCCCGACGAGAAGGTGACGGAAAAAGGGGTCAAGGTCCGCTGCACCAAATGTCAGAACACCTTTCGGGTGGCGCGTGAGCCCGCGCCGGCCCTGAGCGCCCCCCCGCCCGCTGGCCCTCCGGCGGGGCAGGCGGACCCGTTCCAGGCGTTCGGAGACGCCCCGGAGCCCACCGGGGAGGTCACCCGGCCCGGGGCCGCGTACTACGCGCCCGGCGCCCCCGCGGTGAGGTCCCAGGTCCAGTCCTGGGGTGACGTGGATGTGGACATCGACGTGGATGCCCCGCAAGCGGCCCCCGGCCGGGCCCCTGTCGCGCCGGGCGCTGCCGGGGCGATGATGCCGTTCGACCCGCCCACGTCGTCTCCGGGCGTCGCGTCCCGGCGTCAGGCGGCCCCGCCGCCTCCTCCTCCGAATCCGGCCCTGCCCGACCTGGATGACCCGTTCGCGGACTTCATGCTGGATGGGCCTGCGCCGAGCGCTCCGGTGGCCGCTCCCCGGCCGGCCGTGGCGGCTCCTCCGGTAGCGGCTCCCCGTCCGGTGCCTCCGGGGGCCTTCGCGCCTCCCGCCGCCCGGGCCGCTCCTCCCGGGGCGTTCGCGGTGGGGAACGCGGGTGCGGCCCGTCCGGCGGCCGTGGCTCCTCCGAGCGGACCGGGTGCGTTCGCCGCGCAGTCCGCGCCTCTGGGGGCCGCGGCGCCCATGGGCCCGGTTCCTCCTGGGGCGGTGGCTCCCGCGCCGCCAGGGCGTGCCGCCATGCCTCCGGGGCCTGGTGCCGCCCTGGCCGGGGCACCGTCGGGCGCTGCTCCCTCGCGTGCCGCCATGCCTCCGGCGGGAGCCCCCGTCGCGCGCGTGCCCTTGGCTTCGGTCCCCGCCGGGGCCTCACGTCCCGGGGCCGCGCCCGTGGCCTCCCCGGGGCTGGCCGCGGCGGGTTCGACGGACCTCGCGCCGGATCCGCTCTTCGACTTCCCCATCGACGCTCCCGCGGCCCCGGACGCGGCGTCCCTGCGCCATGCCGCGAACGTCGCCGCGGCGCCCTCGCCGAGCGGTGCCGCGGCGGTGGGGCCATCGGTGCCCTCGCCGGGCTTCGAGAGCGAGGACCCGTTCGCGTCCATCGACACGGCGGCTCCGTCCCCGGACCTGTCCGCCGCGCCCGAGGACGCCCACGTCGGTCCGGAGCCGATGAGCGACCTGTTCGACTTCTCCGGCGCGGGGGCCTCGGGCGAGGAGGGGATGGTCGCCTCCGACACCGGCCGCGCCGCGCTGCTGGGCGACGTGCCCGCCGAAGCGGGCGCGGAGGAGCCCGGCGGCATCTCGCTCTTGAGCGACGTGCCGGCGTACGACGACGGCGACCCGTTCAAGATCACCACGCCCCGCCGCGAGGTGGTGGACCTGGCCAGCATGCGCTCCGGGCCGGCCGTCACCGTGGCCAAGCCCTCCGCCCGCATCGAGGACGTGGGCATGCCCCAGCGGCGGATGCCCGGCCGCGCGCGGAAGCTGACGGGGGTGGTCCTCAACCTCGCCATCGCCACCGCGCTGGTGGTGGCCCTGGGCGTGCTGGGCGCCATGTACCTGCGCGACGGCAAGGTGGACCCCTCCACGCTGTCCCCGGACCGCCTGCGCACGCTGGTGATGCCCGCGTCGCGCCCGTTCATCGCGAGCGACGTGTCCAACGGCCTCTACGAGACGCGCGATGGCCGCATGCTCTTCGTCGTGCGCGGAGAGGCGGAGAACCGCACCGGCGCCGCGGCGGCCGTGCGCGTGCGCGCCGCCCTCTTCGACGGCGACCAGCGGGTGCGCTCCACGGAGGGGCTCGCGGGCGCGCTGGCCACGCCGGAGGAGCTCCACGCCGTCACCACGCGCGAGGCCGCCACCGCGCTCCGCCAGCGCATGGACGCGGCGTCCCTCCCGGTGCCTCCGGGCGGCAAGGTGCCCTTCCTGGTGCTGTTCCAGGAGTTCCCCGCGGACCTCACCGGCCACCGGCTGGAGGTGACGCTGGAGCCCATCCCCTCCGAACCCACCGCGGACCGCACGGGAGGCTGA